Within the Pseudoxanthomonas sp. Root65 genome, the region GGACTACGCCAGCCTGACCGACGCCCTGGGCCCGTCCTTCATGGACACCGATGGCGTGGTGAAGTGCGGTGCGCCGGGCGCGATCATCGCGGGCTGCACGCCGCTCAACATCTTCAACATCTTCGACCCGCAGTCGATCGCCACCATGCAGGCGGCGGAAGCGCGTCCGGTCTACTCGACCATGTACCAGACCCGCAGCTTTGAGGCCAATGCCTCGGGCGAACTGTTCAGCCTGCCGGCCGGTGCCGTGCAGCTGGCGTTCGGCGGTGCATGGCGCGAGGAATACCAGCGCAGCGAAGTCGACTACATCGCGATCGCCGACGACACCGGCCGCTGCATGATCTCGCAGGAAGCCTGTTCGTCCCCGGTCGGTGGCAAGTACGACGTGACGGAAGTCTACGGCGAACTGTACGTGCCGATCCTGTCCGACCTGCCGTTCGCGCACCTGCTGTCGGTGACGCTGGGCAGCCGCTACTCGGATTACTCGACCTTCGGCGACACCACCAACAGCAAGCTGCAGGTGGAATGGCGTCCGATCGAGAACCTGCTGTTCCGCGGTACGGTGGCGGAAGTCTTCCGTGCCCCGACCATCGGCAACCTGTACGACGGCCCGCAGGGCAACGCCCCGCAACTCAACGACAAGTGCGAAGGCTACGGCGCCACCGGCACGCCGCGTAACCACGAAAATGCGTGCGGCGCGGGCGCAGGCGCCACCAACATCCCGGCCGGCGGTATCGGCCCGGCGCCCACCAGCCAGTCCAACGGCGTGTGGTCCGGTGCCGTCGCGGCAGGTTTCGACCTGAAGCCGGAATCGGGCAAGTCGTTCTCGTGGGGCGTGGTGTACGACCCGCAGTGGGCTCCCGGCCTGTCGGTCAGCCTGGACTACTGGCGCCTGTACCTGGACGACACGATCACCCGCGCCGATGCGCAGACCGTCGTCGACACCTGCTACAACGATGACAGCCACCCGTTCTGCGAATTCATCAACCGTCGCAGCGATGGCCAGGTGGACTTCATCCGCGAGCCGATCGTCAACCTGGGCCGCCTGGACACGCAGGGCTACGACCTGGCCGTGCGCTACCGCCTGCCTGACACCGCATGGGGCAGCTGGCTGTTCGGCCTGGACGCGACCTATATCGATCGCTACGACAACGACACCAACCCGCTCAGCGAAGACGATGCCGTCAAGCACATCGCCGGCACCTACAACCCGTCGTACGGCATGTACGCCCGCACCCGCGGCCGTCTGTTCGTCAACTGGAACAAGGGCGACCTGGGCCTGAGCTGGCGTGCCCGCTATGTCAGCGGCTTCGACATCGGCAGCAACGACCTGCGCCAGGGCACCAGTGCGGACGCGGGTTGCAACGCGACGTTCGCGCCGGAGTTCTGCTATGCCCGTCGCTTCGACGACTACCTGGTGCACAGCTTCAGCGCCGCGTACTCGCTGCCGTGGTTCAACTCGAAGGTCGAGGTGGGCCTGGACAACGCGTTCGACAAGCAGCCGCAGACCCTGTTCCAGAACAACGTGCTGAATGCCAACACCGACGTGCAGACCTTCGATACGGTCGGCCGTTACCTGTGGGCACGCTACACGATGAACTTCTAAGCAGGTTGAATTGACCGCTGTACCCTGGGCCGCGCGGCGTAAGCCGCGCGGCCTTTTTATTGCCACGCTAGAATCCCGCGATGAACCAATCCCTGATCCAGCAAGCGGTCGTGCTGCTGCAGACCGGCCGCTTCGAGGAAGCGGCGACGTTGAGCAGGCAGGCGCTTGCGGACGCTCCTGACGATGAGAGTTTCGCCACGCTGCTGGCGATGAGCCTGCAGAACCTGGGACGCGACCAGGAAGCGGCGCCGGTCTACCGGCAGCTCGCGCGCGCGCACCCTCAGGCTGCCGGCCATTGGGCCAACCTTGGCCTGGTGCTGCGTCGTCTGGGGGAATACACCGAATCGGAACACGCCTACCGTCGCGCGCTGGCACTGGAACCCCGCAACACCGGCTTCCTGATAGATTACGGGCTGCTGCTGATGGACATGGGCCGCATCGCCGATGCGCGCCACCGATTCCTCGACGCCGTGGACCTGGAGCCCGGTGCCGCCGAAGCCCATATCTATGCCTCGCTGGCCTGTTTCGAATGCGGCGATGCGCAGCGGGCCGCGTCGCTCATCCCGCCCGCCGGGGTCTGGCACAGCCTGCCACCGCACCTGCGGGAAGAACTGGCCACGGCCCTCATGCAGGTGGGTCGCACCGAAGAAGCCGAAGCCCTGCTGCTGGCGCCGGGCATGCAGCAGTCGGCGTCCGGCATCATCCGCCTGGCCCAGCTCAACGAGCGCACCAACCGGATCGAGCAGGCCGAGTCACTGCTGGTCCGCGCCCGCGCCGCCCTCACCGTGGCCGGCCGCCAGGAACAGATCGACCTGCTGCACCTGGAGTCTTCGCTGGCCATGCGCCGCAAGGACTACGACAGCGCCCATCAGGCTGCCGACGCCGTCATCGCGCTGCAACCGCACGTGCAGGCGGAAGCCAACGCCCACTTCACCTTGGCCAGCATCGCCGACAAGCGGAAGGATCCGGCGACGGCCATGGCGCACCTGCAGAAGGCACATGCCATCCACTTCCGGCTCGCGGAAGACGTGGTGCCGGAAATCGCCCACTCCGATGCCGAACCGTTGAAGGTATCCAGCAAATGGCTCGCCGACGACGCGTGCGGTTTCCGTCACGACCCGCGCGTCCCCGACGAAAAGGCCTCTCCTGTTTTCATCGTCGGCTTCCCGCGTTCCGGCACCACCATGCTCGAACAGATGCTGGATGCGCATCCTGGCTACGCCTCGATGGACGAACGCGCGACGCTGCAGCGCTGCATCGAGCACATAGAGAAACGCGGCTTCGACTATCCCCACGGGCTCGGCCGGCTGGATGCGGCTGCGGCCGACGATCTGCGTACTGTCTACTGGGCCGAGGTGGCGAAAGTCATCACCCTCCAGCCTGGGCAGCAACTGGTCGACAAGAATCCGCTCAACATGCTGCGCCTGCCGATGATCGTGCGGTTGTTCCCGCACGCGAAGATCATCCTGGCGCTACGCCACCCGTGCGACGTGCTGCTCAGCTGCTACATGCAGAACTTCCGCTCGCCGGCCTTCATGGTGCTGTGCTCCAGCCTGGAGCGGCTGGCGAAGAGCTACGTCAATGCGATGCGTTTCTGGATCCACCACCAGGCGCTGCTGTCGCCGGACACGCTGATCCTACGCTACGAGGACACGGTCGGCGACTTTCCTGCGCAGGTCGACCGCATCGGTACCTTCCTGGGCATCGAGGACCGCGACTTCCTGGCGCAGTTCAGCCAGCATGCCGCACGCAAGGGCTACATCAGCACGCCCAGCTACTCGCAGGTGGTCGAACCGGTGAACAGCCGCGCCGTTGGGCGCTGGCAGCCGTATGCGCCGTGGCTGGCGCCCGCATTGCCGATCCTGCAGCCGGTGGCCGACCATTGGGGCTACGACCTGACGGTACGATGAGCCGATGAAAGCCCTCGCCGACTGCATCCGCACTTACGACGACGCTCTGCCGGCCGCTTTCTGCCAGCAGTTGATCGACAACTTCGAGGCCTCCGCGCCATTCCAGATGCCGAACGGGCGCGGCTACCGTCCCGCGCTGGACGACAGCCGCTGGACCGAGCTGAACCTGACGCGGCTGGCGGACCCGGCCTTCGTGGGGTTCTTCATGACGCGCATCGAGCAGGCACTGGCGCGCTACAACGCGGACCTGGCGCTGACGCTGCCCGTGCCGTTGCGGCCCCGCATCGACCGGTTGACGATGAAGAAGTACCGGGCCGACAGCGGCGATACCTTCCAGCCGCATTTCGATTCCGTCGACGAAGTCGCCGGCCGCTACCTGGTCTTCCTCTGGTATCTCAACGACGTACAGGAAGGCGGCGCCACCCGCTTCACCGATCTCGACATCGAGGTGCGGCCGCGCGCCGGCCGGCTACTGATGTTCCCGCCTTACTGGATGTACCAGCATGTGGGCGCGCCGCCCGTGTCCAACGACAAGTACATCCTGTCGACCTACCTGCTGTTCGACAAGCCCGGCACACCGGACCATACCCACGAGTAGCCGGCATTCACGCGACGCCGGCGCGCGCGTTGAAGTCGCCGATCGTCTCCACCAGGCGTTTGAGCGCCCGCACTTCCACCTCGCTGAGGCGCGGATGCCAGGTGTCGAGAATCATCACCACACGCAGGCGGTCGCTGCGGTTCCAGGCGGCATGCAGGAAGGTGTCGTCGAACGTCACGCAGCGGCCTTCCGTCCAGGCGTGCTCCACCCCACCCACCTCCAGCGCGCAGTCCGGCGGCACGATCAGCGGCAGGTGGGTGACCACCCGGCTGTTGGTCACGCCGTGATGCGGCTTGATCACCGTGCCGGGCGACAGCAGCGAAAACAGCACTTCCGGCGCATGGCCCTCGATGCGCGTCAGCGGCACCTGCGCCAGCGCAGCGGCCGTCGCGGGACAGGCGGCGAGGTGATCGGCGAACACCTCGCCGTGGCGGTAGAAGAAGTAGGCATCCCATGCCGCCGCGTCCGGGTCCTGCGTGCTTTCGAGGAAGTCGCCCTTGCGCGCACCACCACTGAAATCCAGGAACGGCTGCAGACCCGCGCGCGCGGACAGCACCTGCTGCAGCTCCGCACGGATCGCGTCCGCGGCGTGCTCGAGTGCGGCGTACCAGGGAAACAGCGCGCGGTCGAAATAAGGCGCCGGTTGCAGGTCCGGCACATGGAAGAACGTCGGCTTCTGCCGCGGATCGGGACTCTCCGCGGGCCGCAGGCCCAGGTAGCCTTCCAGCGCCTGCACGACGCGCTGCAGGTCGGCGGTGCCGTATTGCTCGATCAGCGGCGCGATCGTTTCGAAGAACAGTGCGTGCCGACCGGCGTCGATGATGGCCATGGCCTGTCGTACGCGGTCGCGCAGATCAGGCGCGGTGGTCTGCTCGTTGAGCCAGCGTCCCTTCGCCTGCGCGCTGGTGACGGCGCGGAAGAAATGGACCAGCGCGTCGTCGGTCCGCCCCAGCCCCTGCAAGCCTTCGGCCAGCTGCAGACGCGCGATGAAGGATTCCGGCGCCCAGGCCAGGCCACGCTCCAGCGCTGCAACCGCGCCAGCCGTGTCACCCAGGTGCAATCGACAGGCACCCAATCGCATCCAGGGTTCGCCTGTCTCCGGCGTGGCGGCCGTCAGGCCTTCGAGCCGCGTGGCCGCCTCGGCGAATCGCCCCAGCGCCATCAGCCCCTGCGCGGCGACCAGGTGCAAGGCGTGGTCGCGGGGATGTGCCGCCAGGCCCTGTTCCGCATCGGCCAACGCCTGCGCGGCATTGCCGGTTTCCAGATGGTGGCGTGCCTGTTGCACATGGAATGCGGCGCTGGTCATGCGGCGGTGCCTCTGCCTCGATCATCGGGAATCCTTCGATGATACGGGACACGCCGGCTCCGCCGACGCGTCACTCCACCCGCACTTCCGCACTGCCGGAGAACGTCTCCAGGCTGACCCGGCCGCTGCCGCTGCCGTAAGTGGTGCTGAAGCTGGCGCCGGGGCCGCGGCGCTTCTCGATGGTCACGCCGGTGGCCTTGAGGCTGCCGCTGAAGCTCTCGCCACTGACCTGCGCCGACACGTCGCGGGGCAGGCGCAGCAGCAGGCTGCCGCTGACCGATTCCATGCTGATCTCGCCGGCCGGCGCCAGCGCCGTGCTCACGTCGGCGCGGCCGCTGACGGTGGTGGCGCTGAGGTCGCGGATGCGCTCGCCGTTGACGTTCACCTCGATGCGGCCAGAGACCGTTTCCGCGTCGATGTCGCCGTTCAACCGACCGCGCAGCACGATGGAACCGCTGACCGTGCTGACATCTACGTCCTCGCTGTTGAGGGTCAGGGTGGCGCTGCCGCTCACCGTTTCCACCTCCGCCTTGCGCGGCGCGGCGGCGGCGAACACGCTGCCGCTGACGCTGCTGATCGACAGCTCGCTGGAAGCCATGCCGTCGACATGCACGTCGGCGGCCACGGACTCGATGTCCAGGTCCGCGCGCACCGGCACCATCACCACCAGGTCGGTGGGGCCGGTCTTGTTGCCGCCCCAGCCGCCGCTCTTCGGGTAGCGCACCTCGATGCTCAGCTGGTCGCGCGAGCCGTCGATGTCCAGCCGCTCCACGCCCTTGCCGAGCGTGCCGGTCACCTGCACCTCGTTGCGCTCCCAGCCGCGCACCTCGATGCGGCCCTTGACGTTGCTGATATCCACCCGGCCACGCGCATCGAGCGGGCGGGTCTCGTTGATGGCGCTCTGGGCCAGGGCGGTGGGCGCCAGCAGCGCGGTGGCCAGCAGCAGGGCGAAAGAAGACGTACGCATGGGGAACTCCTCAGGTCATGACCGCGCGCTGGGTCAATGCCAGGCGTCGGGCGTAGGTGCGGCGCAACTGCTCCAGCAGGAAACGCGCTTGCGGGTCGGTGGCGATGGCGTGGCGGATCTCGGCCGCGCTCTGGTCCAGCGCGTGCAGCGCCGGGGCGTATTCGGGCGAAGCCTTGGCCTGCGTATCCATCTGCGCCAGGGCACCGGTGTAGTCGCGGGTCATCGCCGCGGCTTCGCGCTGGATCACCGCATCGCCCTGCGGTGCGCGTTGCAGTTGCCAGGTCATCGTGACCGCCAGCAGCACCGAGGCGGCCAGGGCGAACGGCGCCACACGCTGGCGACGGCGTGCGGGCGTCGCCGTCACCTGCTGCGGCGTGGTGGCGAGTCTCGCCGCGATATCGGGCCACAGGTTGCGCGCGGGTGGCACGTCCTGGCGCAGGGCACGCAACTGCCAGCGCAGCGCGTCGTCGGACAGGGGAACGGGATCGTGGGGGGTCATGCGTGTGCTCCTAGACGCTCGCGCAGCAGATGCCGCGCGCGGTGCAGCTGGGCCTTCGAACTGCCGACCGCCATGCCCAGCTCGGCGGCGATCTCTTCATGCTTCCAGCCTTCGACGTCGTACAGCACCAGCACGGCGCGTGCGCGCGGCGGCAGCGTGGCAACGGCCCGCTCCAGGTCCATCGACAGGGCCGTACCCTGCCCGGCGCTGTCGGCCAGGCCCAGCCCGTCCAGTGCGTCTTCGTCGTCGTCGAAGCGCGGACCCTTGCGCCGGCTGCGCAGTTCCATCAGCGCGGTGTTCACCGCCAACCGGTGCAGCCAGGTACCGAAGGCGCTCTCGAAGCGGAACGCCGGCAGCGCCTGCCAGGCCCGCACGAAGGCTTCCTGCACCAGATCCTCCGCCCGCGCGCCATGCAGCCCGACCAGGCGCTGGATGACGCCGTGCACGCGGCCAGCGTGGCGCCGGTAAAGCGCCTCGAAGGCCCGCATGTCGCCCCCGGCGGCCGTGCGCGCCAGGGCGGTGTCCTGGGCAGCGGCGTCCTCGGGCGTGAGGCTGTCGGCGAAAGGGTCGATCACGGCATTCAGCATACTGAGTGGGATGCAGCGAAGTGCGCAGGGGTTTAGAACCTTGACGGTCTTTTTCTCACGCGCGCTTGCTTCCGCCAGAGACGCTTGAAGGCGCGTGGGGTTAAAGCCCCTCTCCCCGCGGGAAAGGGATTGCGGTGAGGGTCGGCGAAGTCCGCCTGATCTGCGCGCTGCGACACCGACAGCATCCGCTGTCCGCTTCTGGCGAAGAACAAGGCGGCCTAAGAACGCGGCTCCGTCGGCCCTCACCCCCACCCCTCTCCCGCAGGGAGAGGGGCTTGGAGCCGCTTGCCGATCTTCACAGCAAAGTCCCCGGGCGTTTCGCCAGAGGGAGTTGAAGACGCGCGAGGTCTTAGCCCCTCTCCCCGCGGGAGAGGGGTGGGGGTGAGGGTCGGCGAGGTCCGCCTGATCTGCGTGCTGTGGCACCAACAACGTCCGCGGCCCGCTTCTGGTGAAGAACAAGGCAGCCTAAGAACACGGCTCCGTTGGCCCTCTCCCCCACCCCTCTCCCGTGGAGAGAGGGGCTTGGCGCCGCTTGCCACCCACGAAAGAAAAAGCCCCGCGGCGTCCCGGGAGGACGTGCGCGGGGCTTGCGCAGGAAAAGGGTGCGCGAGGCGGGGAATCAGTTCGCCAGTCGGGCGGCGATGCGCTGCTGTTCGTCCTTCAGGGCTTGCGGGGTGCGGTCGCCGAATTCCTGCAGGTACTCGCCGATGCTGGCGAACTCGGCCTGCCAGCCGGCGCGGTCGAAGCCGAACAGCAGCTCGTGCGCTTCATCGCTCAGCGCCACGCCGTCCAGGTTGAGGTCTTCGGCACGCGGCAGGTGGCCGATCGGCGTTTCCACGGCATCTGCTTTGCCTTCGACGCGCTGGATCATCCACTCCAGCACGCGCAGGTTCTCGCCGAAGCCGGGCCACAGGAATTTGCCGTCGCCGCCCTTGCGGAACCAGTTCACGTGGAAGATCTTCGGCAGCTTGGCGCCGGCGCCGTCGAACGACAGCCAGTGCGCGAAGTAGTCGGCGAAGTTGTAGCCGCAGAACGGCTTCATCGCCATCGGATCGCGGCGCATCACGCCGACCGCACCCGTCGCAGCCGCGGTGGTTTCCGAGCCCATCGCCGCGCCGACCAGCACACCGTGTGTCCAGTCGCGGGCCTCGAACACCAGCGGCACCAGCGAGGCGCGGCGGCCGCCGAAAACGATGGCGCTGATCGGCACGCCCTGCGGATCCTCGGCCTTGGTCGAATAGCTGGGGCACTGGCGGGCGGACACGGTGAAGCGCGAGTTGGGATGCGCGGCCGGGCCGTTGGCCGGGTCGTACTTGCGGCCCTGCCAGTCCAGTGCCGGCGTACGCGAATCCAGGCCTTCCCACCACGGCTCCTGCTCGTCGGTGACGGCGACGTT harbors:
- a CDS encoding TonB-dependent receptor, which produces MNHKTTKLREAIGFALAVGATSAAGTGFAFAQESNEGAKTLDAIQVTGSRVARVETETASPVVVIDRAAIEQTGKLTLGDLIQEMPAMSGAPTNPQVNNGGGDGSSTIDLRGLGSARTLLLVNGRRVVNSDVNSIPASAVERIEILTSGASAVYGSDAVAGVVNFILRRDFDGLTASVDFGITPSKQDGQRSGGSITFGQVGDKGNIIAGLNYNKFDGISSNDRDFSKDATYLYSGYVTVFGSSRNPNGRIYFPAGSALATQYGCSSVTLTPGTSGTSTGDFRCYNGARDSYNYQATNLIMTPQERTNAFFLANYQITDNLNAFAEVYHNKTSSNFAIAALPFDANSDGVVISADNYYNPFDQNFGPAADGSVNQFLTRWTSLGQRRSYYDTTTSQVVAGLEGFVGESWKWDAAFNYGHYFSENTSYGYVDYASLTDALGPSFMDTDGVVKCGAPGAIIAGCTPLNIFNIFDPQSIATMQAAEARPVYSTMYQTRSFEANASGELFSLPAGAVQLAFGGAWREEYQRSEVDYIAIADDTGRCMISQEACSSPVGGKYDVTEVYGELYVPILSDLPFAHLLSVTLGSRYSDYSTFGDTTNSKLQVEWRPIENLLFRGTVAEVFRAPTIGNLYDGPQGNAPQLNDKCEGYGATGTPRNHENACGAGAGATNIPAGGIGPAPTSQSNGVWSGAVAAGFDLKPESGKSFSWGVVYDPQWAPGLSVSLDYWRLYLDDTITRADAQTVVDTCYNDDSHPFCEFINRRSDGQVDFIREPIVNLGRLDTQGYDLAVRYRLPDTAWGSWLFGLDATYIDRYDNDTNPLSEDDAVKHIAGTYNPSYGMYARTRGRLFVNWNKGDLGLSWRARYVSGFDIGSNDLRQGTSADAGCNATFAPEFCYARRFDDYLVHSFSAAYSLPWFNSKVEVGLDNAFDKQPQTLFQNNVLNANTDVQTFDTVGRYLWARYTMNF
- a CDS encoding tetratricopeptide repeat-containing sulfotransferase family protein, whose translation is MNQSLIQQAVVLLQTGRFEEAATLSRQALADAPDDESFATLLAMSLQNLGRDQEAAPVYRQLARAHPQAAGHWANLGLVLRRLGEYTESEHAYRRALALEPRNTGFLIDYGLLLMDMGRIADARHRFLDAVDLEPGAAEAHIYASLACFECGDAQRAASLIPPAGVWHSLPPHLREELATALMQVGRTEEAEALLLAPGMQQSASGIIRLAQLNERTNRIEQAESLLVRARAALTVAGRQEQIDLLHLESSLAMRRKDYDSAHQAADAVIALQPHVQAEANAHFTLASIADKRKDPATAMAHLQKAHAIHFRLAEDVVPEIAHSDAEPLKVSSKWLADDACGFRHDPRVPDEKASPVFIVGFPRSGTTMLEQMLDAHPGYASMDERATLQRCIEHIEKRGFDYPHGLGRLDAAAADDLRTVYWAEVAKVITLQPGQQLVDKNPLNMLRLPMIVRLFPHAKIILALRHPCDVLLSCYMQNFRSPAFMVLCSSLERLAKSYVNAMRFWIHHQALLSPDTLILRYEDTVGDFPAQVDRIGTFLGIEDRDFLAQFSQHAARKGYISTPSYSQVVEPVNSRAVGRWQPYAPWLAPALPILQPVADHWGYDLTVR
- a CDS encoding 2OG-Fe(II) oxygenase, producing the protein MKALADCIRTYDDALPAAFCQQLIDNFEASAPFQMPNGRGYRPALDDSRWTELNLTRLADPAFVGFFMTRIEQALARYNADLALTLPVPLRPRIDRLTMKKYRADSGDTFQPHFDSVDEVAGRYLVFLWYLNDVQEGGATRFTDLDIEVRPRAGRLLMFPPYWMYQHVGAPPVSNDKYILSTYLLFDKPGTPDHTHE
- a CDS encoding aspartyl/asparaginyl beta-hydroxylase domain-containing protein, with protein sequence MTSAAFHVQQARHHLETGNAAQALADAEQGLAAHPRDHALHLVAAQGLMALGRFAEAATRLEGLTAATPETGEPWMRLGACRLHLGDTAGAVAALERGLAWAPESFIARLQLAEGLQGLGRTDDALVHFFRAVTSAQAKGRWLNEQTTAPDLRDRVRQAMAIIDAGRHALFFETIAPLIEQYGTADLQRVVQALEGYLGLRPAESPDPRQKPTFFHVPDLQPAPYFDRALFPWYAALEHAADAIRAELQQVLSARAGLQPFLDFSGGARKGDFLESTQDPDAAAWDAYFFYRHGEVFADHLAACPATAAALAQVPLTRIEGHAPEVLFSLLSPGTVIKPHHGVTNSRVVTHLPLIVPPDCALEVGGVEHAWTEGRCVTFDDTFLHAAWNRSDRLRVVMILDTWHPRLSEVEVRALKRLVETIGDFNARAGVA
- a CDS encoding DUF4097 family beta strand repeat-containing protein, with translation MRTSSFALLLATALLAPTALAQSAINETRPLDARGRVDISNVKGRIEVRGWERNEVQVTGTLGKGVERLDIDGSRDQLSIEVRYPKSGGWGGNKTGPTDLVVMVPVRADLDIESVAADVHVDGMASSELSISSVSGSVFAAAAPRKAEVETVSGSATLTLNSEDVDVSTVSGSIVLRGRLNGDIDAETVSGRIEVNVNGERIRDLSATTVSGRADVSTALAPAGEISMESVSGSLLLRLPRDVSAQVSGESFSGSLKATGVTIEKRRGPGASFSTTYGSGSGRVSLETFSGSAEVRVE
- a CDS encoding sigma-70 family RNA polymerase sigma factor, with the protein product MLNAVIDPFADSLTPEDAAAQDTALARTAAGGDMRAFEALYRRHAGRVHGVIQRLVGLHGARAEDLVQEAFVRAWQALPAFRFESAFGTWLHRLAVNTALMELRSRRKGPRFDDDEDALDGLGLADSAGQGTALSMDLERAVATLPPRARAVLVLYDVEGWKHEEIAAELGMAVGSSKAQLHRARHLLRERLGAHA